In one Oncorhynchus gorbuscha isolate QuinsamMale2020 ecotype Even-year unplaced genomic scaffold, OgorEven_v1.0 Un_scaffold_15:::fragment_4:::debris, whole genome shotgun sequence genomic region, the following are encoded:
- the slc22a15 gene encoding solute carrier family 22 member 15 isoform X1 has product MDLEEAFQLVGEFGSYQKQMVLVLVLLQVYMACQSMLIVLIGAIPEYHIEQGDHSNYEELIKHVTFTEDVNSIVTEWFLLKQQAYKVSLAGSLFFAGVLIGNVFFGPLSDKIGRKPVFLTALFFEVVFGYATAFAPSYEVFALSRLLVGLMNGGMSLVCFVLTQEYVGKAYWAMTGTLTNMTFAVGIALFGTLGYYIRPWRTLATTANSPGVLFFLLCVTLPESPRWLYSRGYTEKAEEVLQYIAVRNGNSNAAAKVKLRMCPGSVKTGNQGNNGPGFLDLFTHTVLRWRTVVLMYVWYSCSLVYYGLTMNASEDSGNRYFSVAMYGLVELPAYPLCIYFINKQWAGRRKTMASFLALAGLSCLCTMLVPVNAGALFNATSLALLGKLLVSAAFNIVYVYTTELYPTAVRNAGLGVCSMSCRVGGILAPFVPSMREIHTSMPFLVFCLSGISASCLGLLLPETLNKPVTETLDELSSPAYHRIVETKMHLFEEDQSKTNHNQ; this is encoded by the exons GTGTATATGGCATGCCAGTCCATGCTCATTGTGCTCATTGGCGCTATACCAGAATACCACATTGAACAAGGTGACCACTCCAACTATGAGGAGCTCATCAAACACGTTACATTTACAGAGGATGTGAACTCCATCGTGACGGAG TGGTTCCTTCTAAAGCAACAGGCTTACAAGGTCAGCTTGGCAGGCTCTTTGTTCTTCGCCGGGGTCTtgattggaaatgtgttttttggacCCCTCTCTGACAAGATTGGAAGGAAACCAGTCTTCCTAACAG ctcTGTTCTTTGAGGTGGTGTTTGGCTATGCCACAGCCTTTGCTCCCAGCTATGAGGTGTTTGCGTTGTCGCGCCTGCTGGTGGGTCTGATGAATGGGGGTATGTCCCTCGTCTGTTTTGTGCTCACCCAGGAGTATGTGGGCAAGGCCTATTGGGCCATGACAG GGACCTTGACTAATATGACCTTTGCTGTGGGTATTGCCCTGTTTGGTACCCTTGGCTACTATATCAGACCATGGCGTACCCTGGCAACAACAGCTAATTCTCCTGGCGTCCTGTTTTTTCTACTTTGTGT GACTCTCCCGGAATCTCCACGCTGGCTGTATTCCCGTGGTTACACGGAGAAGGCGGAGGAGGTTTTGCAGTATATAGCTGTGCGGAATGGGAACAGCAATGCTGCAGCCAAAGTAAAGCTCCGTATGTGTCCTGGCTCTGTTAAGACTGGTAACCAGGGCAACAATGGTCCTGGCTTCCTTGACCTGTTCACCCACACAGTGCTCCGCTGGAGAACGGTGGTGCTCATGTATGTCTG GTATTCCTGCAGCCTGGTGTACTATGGGCTGACCATGAATGCCAGTGAGGACAGTGGGAACCGCTACTTCAGTGTTGCCATGTATGGACTAGTGGAGCTCCCAGCCTACCCTCTCTGTATCTATTTCATAAACAAGCAGTG GGCTGGGAGAAGGAAAACCATGGCCAGCTTTCTGGCTTTAGCTGGCTTGTCGTGTCTATGCACCATGTTGGTTCCAGTAAATGCTG GGGCATTGTTCAATGCTACTTCTTTAGCTTTGTTAGGAAAGCTGTTGGTCAGTGCGGCTTTCAACATAGTGTAtgtctacactactgaactgtaccccACTGCTGTAAG GAATGCTGGTCTTGGGGTCTGCTCAATGTCTTGCAGAGTCGGGGGGATCCTGGCCCCTTTTGTGCCCTCTATG agagagatacacacctCTATGCCCTTTCTGGTGTTCTGTCTCAGTGGGATCTCTGCTAGCTGCCTGGGTCTCCTCCTCCCTGAGACACTTAACAAACCTGTGACAGAGACACTGGATGAGCTCAGCAGCCCTGCTTACCACCGCATTGTAGAGACCAAG ATGCACTTGTTTGAAGAGGACCAATCGAAAACCAACCACAATCAGTGA
- the slc22a15 gene encoding solute carrier family 22 member 15 isoform X3: MDLEEAFQLVGEFGSYQKQMVLVLVLLQVYMACQSMLIVLIGAIPEYHIEQGDHSNYEELIKHVTFTEDVNSIVTEWFLLKQQAYKVSLAGSLFFAGVLIGNVFFGPLSDKIGRKPVFLTALFFEVVFGYATAFAPSYEVFALSRLLVGLMNGGMSLVCFVLTQEYVGKAYWAMTGTLTNMTFAVGIALFGTLGYYIRPWRTLATTANSPGVLFFLLCVTLPESPRWLYSRGYTEKAEEVLQYIAVRNGNSNAAAKVKLRMCPGSVKTGNQGNNGPGFLDLFTHTVLRWRTVVLMYVWYSCSLVYYGLTMNASEDSGNRYFSVAMYGLVELPAYPLCIYFINKQWAGRRKTMASFLALAGLSCLCTMLVPVNAGALFNATSLALLGKLLVSAAFNIVYVYTTELYPTAVRNAGLGVCSMSCRVGGILAPFVPSMREIHTSMPFLVFCLSGISASCLGLLLPETLNKPVTETLDELSSPAYHRIVETKTSNS, encoded by the exons GTGTATATGGCATGCCAGTCCATGCTCATTGTGCTCATTGGCGCTATACCAGAATACCACATTGAACAAGGTGACCACTCCAACTATGAGGAGCTCATCAAACACGTTACATTTACAGAGGATGTGAACTCCATCGTGACGGAG TGGTTCCTTCTAAAGCAACAGGCTTACAAGGTCAGCTTGGCAGGCTCTTTGTTCTTCGCCGGGGTCTtgattggaaatgtgttttttggacCCCTCTCTGACAAGATTGGAAGGAAACCAGTCTTCCTAACAG ctcTGTTCTTTGAGGTGGTGTTTGGCTATGCCACAGCCTTTGCTCCCAGCTATGAGGTGTTTGCGTTGTCGCGCCTGCTGGTGGGTCTGATGAATGGGGGTATGTCCCTCGTCTGTTTTGTGCTCACCCAGGAGTATGTGGGCAAGGCCTATTGGGCCATGACAG GGACCTTGACTAATATGACCTTTGCTGTGGGTATTGCCCTGTTTGGTACCCTTGGCTACTATATCAGACCATGGCGTACCCTGGCAACAACAGCTAATTCTCCTGGCGTCCTGTTTTTTCTACTTTGTGT GACTCTCCCGGAATCTCCACGCTGGCTGTATTCCCGTGGTTACACGGAGAAGGCGGAGGAGGTTTTGCAGTATATAGCTGTGCGGAATGGGAACAGCAATGCTGCAGCCAAAGTAAAGCTCCGTATGTGTCCTGGCTCTGTTAAGACTGGTAACCAGGGCAACAATGGTCCTGGCTTCCTTGACCTGTTCACCCACACAGTGCTCCGCTGGAGAACGGTGGTGCTCATGTATGTCTG GTATTCCTGCAGCCTGGTGTACTATGGGCTGACCATGAATGCCAGTGAGGACAGTGGGAACCGCTACTTCAGTGTTGCCATGTATGGACTAGTGGAGCTCCCAGCCTACCCTCTCTGTATCTATTTCATAAACAAGCAGTG GGCTGGGAGAAGGAAAACCATGGCCAGCTTTCTGGCTTTAGCTGGCTTGTCGTGTCTATGCACCATGTTGGTTCCAGTAAATGCTG GGGCATTGTTCAATGCTACTTCTTTAGCTTTGTTAGGAAAGCTGTTGGTCAGTGCGGCTTTCAACATAGTGTAtgtctacactactgaactgtaccccACTGCTGTAAG GAATGCTGGTCTTGGGGTCTGCTCAATGTCTTGCAGAGTCGGGGGGATCCTGGCCCCTTTTGTGCCCTCTATG agagagatacacacctCTATGCCCTTTCTGGTGTTCTGTCTCAGTGGGATCTCTGCTAGCTGCCTGGGTCTCCTCCTCCCTGAGACACTTAACAAACCTGTGACAGAGACACTGGATGAGCTCAGCAGCCCTGCTTACCACCGCATTGTAGAGACCAAG ACTTCCAATAGTTGA
- the slc22a15 gene encoding solute carrier family 22 member 15 isoform X2 — MDLEEAFQLVGEFGSYQKQMVLVLVLLQVYMACQSMLIVLIGAIPEYHIEQGDHSNYEELIKHVTFTEDVNSIVTEWFLLKQQAYKVSLAGSLFFAGVLIGNVFFGPLSDKIGRKPVFLTALFFEVVFGYATAFAPSYEVFALSRLLVGLMNGGMSLVCFVLTQEYVGKAYWAMTGTLTNMTFAVGIALFGTLGYYIRPWRTLATTANSPGVLFFLLCVTLPESPRWLYSRGYTEKAEEVLQYIAVRNGNSNAAAKVKLRMCPGSVKTGNQGNNGPGFLDLFTHTVLRWRTVVLMYVWYSCSLVYYGLTMNASEDSGNRYFSVAMYGLVELPAYPLCIYFINKQWAGRRKTMASFLALAGLSCLCTMLVPVNAGALFNATSLALLGKLLVSAAFNIVYVYTTELYPTAVRNAGLGVCSMSCRVGGILAPFVPSMREIHTSMPFLVFCLSGISASCLGLLLPETLNKPVTETLDELSSPAYHRIVETKGNRKK; from the exons GTGTATATGGCATGCCAGTCCATGCTCATTGTGCTCATTGGCGCTATACCAGAATACCACATTGAACAAGGTGACCACTCCAACTATGAGGAGCTCATCAAACACGTTACATTTACAGAGGATGTGAACTCCATCGTGACGGAG TGGTTCCTTCTAAAGCAACAGGCTTACAAGGTCAGCTTGGCAGGCTCTTTGTTCTTCGCCGGGGTCTtgattggaaatgtgttttttggacCCCTCTCTGACAAGATTGGAAGGAAACCAGTCTTCCTAACAG ctcTGTTCTTTGAGGTGGTGTTTGGCTATGCCACAGCCTTTGCTCCCAGCTATGAGGTGTTTGCGTTGTCGCGCCTGCTGGTGGGTCTGATGAATGGGGGTATGTCCCTCGTCTGTTTTGTGCTCACCCAGGAGTATGTGGGCAAGGCCTATTGGGCCATGACAG GGACCTTGACTAATATGACCTTTGCTGTGGGTATTGCCCTGTTTGGTACCCTTGGCTACTATATCAGACCATGGCGTACCCTGGCAACAACAGCTAATTCTCCTGGCGTCCTGTTTTTTCTACTTTGTGT GACTCTCCCGGAATCTCCACGCTGGCTGTATTCCCGTGGTTACACGGAGAAGGCGGAGGAGGTTTTGCAGTATATAGCTGTGCGGAATGGGAACAGCAATGCTGCAGCCAAAGTAAAGCTCCGTATGTGTCCTGGCTCTGTTAAGACTGGTAACCAGGGCAACAATGGTCCTGGCTTCCTTGACCTGTTCACCCACACAGTGCTCCGCTGGAGAACGGTGGTGCTCATGTATGTCTG GTATTCCTGCAGCCTGGTGTACTATGGGCTGACCATGAATGCCAGTGAGGACAGTGGGAACCGCTACTTCAGTGTTGCCATGTATGGACTAGTGGAGCTCCCAGCCTACCCTCTCTGTATCTATTTCATAAACAAGCAGTG GGCTGGGAGAAGGAAAACCATGGCCAGCTTTCTGGCTTTAGCTGGCTTGTCGTGTCTATGCACCATGTTGGTTCCAGTAAATGCTG GGGCATTGTTCAATGCTACTTCTTTAGCTTTGTTAGGAAAGCTGTTGGTCAGTGCGGCTTTCAACATAGTGTAtgtctacactactgaactgtaccccACTGCTGTAAG GAATGCTGGTCTTGGGGTCTGCTCAATGTCTTGCAGAGTCGGGGGGATCCTGGCCCCTTTTGTGCCCTCTATG agagagatacacacctCTATGCCCTTTCTGGTGTTCTGTCTCAGTGGGATCTCTGCTAGCTGCCTGGGTCTCCTCCTCCCTGAGACACTTAACAAACCTGTGACAGAGACACTGGATGAGCTCAGCAGCCCTGCTTACCACCGCATTGTAGAGACCAAG GGAAatagaaaaaaatga
- the slc22a15 gene encoding solute carrier family 22 member 15 isoform X4, giving the protein MDLEEAFQLVGEFGSYQKQMVLVLVLLQVYMACQSMLIVLIGAIPEYHIEQGDHSNYEELIKHVTFTEDVNSIVTEWFLLKQQAYKVSLAGSLFFAGVLIGNVFFGPLSDKIGRKPVFLTALFFEVVFGYATAFAPSYEVFALSRLLVGLMNGGMSLVCFVLTQEYVGKAYWAMTGTLTNMTFAVGIALFGTLGYYIRPWRTLATTANSPGVLFFLLCVTLPESPRWLYSRGYTEKAEEVLQYIAVRNGNSNAAAKVKLRMCPGSVKTGNQGNNGPGFLDLFTHTVLRWRTVVLMYVWYSCSLVYYGLTMNASEDSGNRYFSVAMYGLVELPAYPLCIYFINKQWAGRRKTMASFLALAGLSCLCTMLVPVNAGALFNATSLALLGKLLVSAAFNIVYVYTTELYPTAVRNAGLGVCSMSCRVGGILAPFVPSMREIHTSMPFLVFCLSGISASCLGLLLPETLNKPVTETLDELSSPAYHRIVETKS; this is encoded by the exons GTGTATATGGCATGCCAGTCCATGCTCATTGTGCTCATTGGCGCTATACCAGAATACCACATTGAACAAGGTGACCACTCCAACTATGAGGAGCTCATCAAACACGTTACATTTACAGAGGATGTGAACTCCATCGTGACGGAG TGGTTCCTTCTAAAGCAACAGGCTTACAAGGTCAGCTTGGCAGGCTCTTTGTTCTTCGCCGGGGTCTtgattggaaatgtgttttttggacCCCTCTCTGACAAGATTGGAAGGAAACCAGTCTTCCTAACAG ctcTGTTCTTTGAGGTGGTGTTTGGCTATGCCACAGCCTTTGCTCCCAGCTATGAGGTGTTTGCGTTGTCGCGCCTGCTGGTGGGTCTGATGAATGGGGGTATGTCCCTCGTCTGTTTTGTGCTCACCCAGGAGTATGTGGGCAAGGCCTATTGGGCCATGACAG GGACCTTGACTAATATGACCTTTGCTGTGGGTATTGCCCTGTTTGGTACCCTTGGCTACTATATCAGACCATGGCGTACCCTGGCAACAACAGCTAATTCTCCTGGCGTCCTGTTTTTTCTACTTTGTGT GACTCTCCCGGAATCTCCACGCTGGCTGTATTCCCGTGGTTACACGGAGAAGGCGGAGGAGGTTTTGCAGTATATAGCTGTGCGGAATGGGAACAGCAATGCTGCAGCCAAAGTAAAGCTCCGTATGTGTCCTGGCTCTGTTAAGACTGGTAACCAGGGCAACAATGGTCCTGGCTTCCTTGACCTGTTCACCCACACAGTGCTCCGCTGGAGAACGGTGGTGCTCATGTATGTCTG GTATTCCTGCAGCCTGGTGTACTATGGGCTGACCATGAATGCCAGTGAGGACAGTGGGAACCGCTACTTCAGTGTTGCCATGTATGGACTAGTGGAGCTCCCAGCCTACCCTCTCTGTATCTATTTCATAAACAAGCAGTG GGCTGGGAGAAGGAAAACCATGGCCAGCTTTCTGGCTTTAGCTGGCTTGTCGTGTCTATGCACCATGTTGGTTCCAGTAAATGCTG GGGCATTGTTCAATGCTACTTCTTTAGCTTTGTTAGGAAAGCTGTTGGTCAGTGCGGCTTTCAACATAGTGTAtgtctacactactgaactgtaccccACTGCTGTAAG GAATGCTGGTCTTGGGGTCTGCTCAATGTCTTGCAGAGTCGGGGGGATCCTGGCCCCTTTTGTGCCCTCTATG agagagatacacacctCTATGCCCTTTCTGGTGTTCTGTCTCAGTGGGATCTCTGCTAGCTGCCTGGGTCTCCTCCTCCCTGAGACACTTAACAAACCTGTGACAGAGACACTGGATGAGCTCAGCAGCCCTGCTTACCACCGCATTGTAGAGACCAAG tcttga